The Trichoderma atroviride chromosome 5, complete sequence genome contains a region encoding:
- a CDS encoding uncharacterized protein (CAZy:GH31~SECRETED:SignalP(1-19)), whose amino-acid sequence MKKAWTSIAIGTIVSTVRGSTVDDCLGYSATHVRRSSNGFAADLTLIGSPCNVYGNDIKNLKLQVDYQGDSRLHVKIYDADRQVYQIPESVLPSPRNDQGDPSQAALKFTYTTSPFSFAVSRSDSGDVLFNTSGSQLIFESQYVRLRTQLPQNPNLYGLGEHTDTFRLQTNDYIRTFWNAESPFVPRKSNLYGSHPIYLEHRDSGHSHGVFLRNSNGMNIVIDQTESGSQYLEYNTIGGVLDFYFLAGPSPTEVSKQYAEVVGLPAMVPYWSFGFMQCKYGYWDVNELAEVVGNYSSAGIPLDVLWSDIDYMDLRQDFTTDSDRFPIPKMRELVRTLHDRGQKFVMMVDPGIHRKGDYGPFARGSDKDIFLKAADGSYYRGVQWAGEVVWPDWFNPNTQDWWTDEFLRFFDPDTGLDIDGVWNDMNEISNFCGDINCDPAQQAKDTNTPPPPSHQPRPNTGRPIPGFPSDFQPSPSRVRARREAESRGTMKGLPGRNLFTPPYRINNHVGDLSASTVYTNITNYDGSVQYDTHNLNGFMMAAHSRVSMLARRPGKRPFVLTRSTFAGAGNKVAHWFGDNYSAWDDYRFSISQMLAFAAVHQMPMVGSDVCGFNGNAQENMCARWALLGAFQPFYRNHADISAPNQEFYLWASVTEAAKKAIAARYRLLDYIYTAMHRASTTGSPIVNPMFFTYPNDANTFGIQTQYFFGDSILVSPVIDDDAQSVTIYLPNEIFYDFWTFKPVRGNGQQVTLNNVAYTDLPVYIRGGSIIPMRTDGANSTTALRQHNFNVVVAPGLDGKASGSLVLDDGESLDGQASDISFSWDGKEFKANGQFWYQTNVQIETVTILGDEPVTKKGPWGLNKGFSFKS is encoded by the exons ATGAAAAAGGCGTGGacatccatcgccatcgggACCATCGTGTCCACGGTGCGCGGTTCAACTGTGGACGACTGCCTCGGATATTCAGCGACTCATGTGAGGCGATCATCCAACGGGTTTGCGGCAGACCTCACATTGATTGGCTCCCCTTGCAACGTCTATGGGAATGATATCAAGAATCTGAAACTCCAGGTCGACTACCAGGGAG ATAGTCGTTTGCATGTCAAGATCTATGATGCGGATCGCCAAGTATATCAAATTCCTGAATCGGTCTTGCCCTCGCCGCGTAATGATCAAGGAGATCCTAGTCAAGCTGCTTTGAAATTCACCTACACTACGAGCCCATTTTCTTTCGCAGTCTCACGTTCAGACTCTGGAGATGTGCTATTCAACACCTCTGGATCACAGCTCATTTTCGAGTCTCAGTACGTGAGGCTGCGAACTCAGCTGCCTCAGAACCCGAATCTCTACGGTCTGGGAGAGCATACTGACACCTTCCGCCTCCAGACAAATGACTATATCAGGACATTTTGGAATGCTGAGTCTCCTTTCGTGCCCAGAAAGTCCAACCTCTACGGAAGCCATCCCATCTATCTCGAGCATCGGGATAGTGGTCATAGCCATGGTGTATTCCTAAGAAACTCGAATGGCATGAACATTGTTATCGACCAGACAGAATCAGGCAGTCAATACCTCGAGTACAATACAATCGGCGGCGTACTTGACTTTTACTTCCTTGCTGGTCCCTCACCAACAGAAGTGAGCAAGCAGTATGCCGAGGTTGTCGGACTACCGGCCATGGTCCCTTACTGGAGCTTTGGTTTCATGCAGTGCAAGTACGGATATTGGGATGTCAACGAGTTAGCCGAAGTCGTTGGCAACTACTCTTCAGCTGGCATTCCTCTTGACGTCTTATGGTCTGATATTGACTACATGGATCTCCGTCAGGACTTCACAACCGACTCAGATCGCTTCCCCATACCAAAGATGCGCGAGCTTGTCCGCACCCTCCATGACAGGGGACAGAAGTTTGTCATGATGGTCGATCCTGGCATTCATCGAAAGGGAGACTACGGGCCATTTGCTCGTGGTTCTGACAAGGACATCTTCCTCAAGGCGGCCGATGGCTCGTACTACCGCGGCGTGCAGTGGGCTGGCGAAGTCGTCTGGCCAGACTGGTTCAACCCCAACACCCAGGACTGGTGGACTGATGAGTTCCTACGCTTCTTTGACCCCGATACCGGTCTTGACATTGATGGAGTATGGAACGATATGAACGAAATCTCAAATTTCTGTGGCGACATCAACTGCGACCCAGCTCAACAGGCTAAGGATACCAATAcacctccgccgccatcccATCAGCCCCGACCGAACACGGGCCGGCCAATACCAGGATTCCCCAGCGATTTTCAACCGAGCCCATCCCGGGTTCGAGCCCGACGAGAGGCTGAGAGTCGAGGTACTATGAAGGGGCTGCCGGGCCGCAACCTCTTCACTCCGCCTTATCGTATTAACAATCACGTCGGCGACCTAAGTGCTAGTACTGTTTACACCAACATCACAAACTACGATGGCTCTGTCCAATATGATACGCACAACCTGAATGGTTTTATGATGGCTGCGCATAGCCGGGTCAGCATGCTCGCTCGCCGCCCCGGAAAGCGCCCCTTTGTCCTCACACGATCGACCTTTGCCGGCGCCGGAAACAAGGTCGCCCATTGGTTTGGCGACAACTACTCCGCTTGGGATGACTAtcgcttctccatctctcaaaTGCTCGCTTTTGCCGCCGTCCATCAGATGCCCATGGTTGGATCTGACGTCTGCGGCTTCAACGGCAATGCCCAGGAGAATATGTGTGCCCGATGGGCGTTGCTCGGCGCCTTTCAACCATTCTATCGTAACCACGCGGATATTTCTGCACCTAATCAGGAGTTTTATCTGTGGGCATCTGTGActgaggctgccaagaaggctATTGCTGCTCGTTATCGGCTGCTGGATTACATCTATACTGCCATGCATCGGGCTAGTACCACAGGTAGTCCGATCGTCAACCCCATGTTCTTCACATACCCCAACGATGCCAACACTTTCGGTATCCAGACCCAATACTTTTTCGGAGATTCTATTCTTGTTTCACCCGTcattgacgatgacgccCAGAGCGTTACAATCTACCTTCCAAATGAAATCTTCTACGATTTCTGGACGTTCAAGCCGGTCCGCGGCAATGGACAACAGGTTACTCTGAACAATGTGGCTTACACGGACTTGCCGGTTTATATTCGCGgaggcagcatcatcccTATGCGCACCGATGGTGCCAATTCCACGACCGCATTACGGCAGCATAACTTTAACGTAGTCGTCGCTCCTGGTCTTGACGGCAAAGCTTCTGGTTCCCTTGTtttggatgatggagaaaGCCTTGACGGACAGGCATCAGATATTAGCTTCTCGTGGGATGGCAAGGAATTCAAGGCCAACGGACAATTTTGGTATCAAACAAATGTGCAGATCGAGACTGTGACAATTTTGGGCGATGAGCCCGTCACTAAGAAAGGCCCCTGGGGACTCAACAAGGGATTCTCCTTCAAGTCTTGA
- a CDS encoding uncharacterized protein (EggNog:ENOG41) yields the protein MYKPAPPRPKKTNICRSRTGCKTCRQRRKKCDERKPCGLCMRLGVACEQISQTFEFRSVLIPSRSLKAGLRSFTSPCVSNPPSNTTVAVTRPSPKHSERSPTGIDAGLDIIFDPDNVLNANIIPLSDPGLSCAPEIQKRVWEVHCDSELFDEPLDSGITEGTSINLAPLSTPQQKTSDVVEFYMSIWRLHCLPALNTAFKSMDTIRGQSSLITDTMATLAASRMSRKLPQRRLFITSDSPEFCFRPDSGHEAFSSELYGSALRRMSCWRSENFASNPMLAFATLVLFCYVESSMGYFKGFYVHSHGIEELLRKSADRIFPHGAGLLAAWVEIKMQNWWRRAYFGVPEFFQDYPTPLLCPELQFVSNTGSGRTATILWILCESHRLNTAALIACWARPGKSRQMREKTVSTFVDNAAPTSEQPSISSEIMARIKRYSQKLDEWRAYVPSLIEIEANLNRPKLFDLKAPEDEALYFPSHQSAMNMAYYVVARVMHCAGPLQTFASASVHNIDDEYEEIEAWIFVLLRIAAGISWEDCVCLNAYTIGFAGLLLTCALSSRSLKTGLWIQEWLETRLGRDGIEEGNFPVFQILDAVRLVNRERRNGLDVVALFQTVDDGGGKGKFGSYSSQLISSMLVYGRCRSTGELASYHVSTEGLVAPR from the exons ATGTATAAACCAGCTCCGCCACGGCCAAAAAAAACCAACATTTGTCGCTCTCGTACTGGATGCAAAACGTGCAGGCAAAGACGGAAAAAG TGCGATGAGCGGAAACCTTGCGGCCTCTGCATGAGACTCGGGGTAGCCTGTGAACAAATCTCTCAGACATTTGAGTTTCGCAGCGTGTTAATCCCGTCAAGATCACTCAAGGCTGGACTGCGGTCATTCACGTCACCGTGTGTGTCAAATCCGCCGTCAAACACGACTGTTGCTGTTACAAGGCCTTCGCCAAAGCATTCGGAACGCTCGCCTACTGGAATAGACGCCGGCCTTGACATCATTTTCGACCCGGACAATGTGCTGAATGCAAATATCATCCCACTCTCGGACCCCGGCTTATCTTGTGCTCCCGAGATTCAGAAAAGAGTCTGGGAAGTGCATTGTGATTCCGAGCTTTTCGACGAGCCGTTGGACTCGGGAATCACCGAGGGGACGTCTATCAACTTGGCTCCATTATCTACGCCACAGCAGAAAACCAGTGATGTCGTGGAATTCTACATGAGTATTTGGAGGCTTCATTGTTTACCAGCTTTAAATACGGCGTTCAAATCTATGGATACTATTCGCGGCCAATCGTCGCTCATTACGGATACCATGGCCACCCTTGCAGCCAGTCGCATGAGTCGGAAACTTCCACAGAGGCGATTATTTATCACATCTGACTCACCAGAGTTCTGCTTCCGACCAGATTCTGGCCATGAAGCTTTCAGCAGCGAGCTCTACGGATCTGCCTTGCGCAGAATGTCTTGCTGGAGGTCTGAAAACTTCGCTTCAAACCCAATGCTGGCCTTTGCCACGCTTGTCCTTTTCTGCTACGTGGAATCTTCAATGGGATACTTTAAAGGATTCTACGTACATTCGCACGGGATAGAAGAACTCCTAAGAAAGTCCGCTGATCGTATCTTTCCCCACGGCGCTGGCCTGCTTGCGGCTTGGGTGGAAATCAAGATGCAAAATTGGTGGCGCAGGGCGTATTTTGGGGTTCCCGAGTTCTTTCAGGACTACCCCACTCCGTTACTTTGTCCAGAATTGCAATTTGTTTCGAATACTGGAAGCGGTCGTACGGCTACTATCCTTTGGATCCTTTGCGAATCGCATCGTCTCAATACCGCCGCTCTTATTGCATGCTGGGCAAGACCAGGAAAAAGTCGtcaaatgagagaaaagacagTTTCAACATTTGTAGACAATGCTGCTCCAACATCCGAACAGCCATCTATCTCTAGTGAGATTATGGCCAGAATTAAGAGGTACTCccagaagctggatgagTGGCGCGCGTACGTCCCAAGTTTGATAGAGATTGAGGCAAATCTCAATCGTCCGAAACTTTTCGACTTAAAAGCCCCCGAAGATGAAGCCTTATATtttccatctcatcaatcaGCCATGAACATGGCTTACTACGTTGTGGCCCGCGTCATGCATTGCGCAGGACCGCTACAGACCTTTGCCAGTGCGTCTGTGCATAATATTGATGATGAGTATGAAGAAATCGAGGCTTGGATCTTCGTCTTGCTGCGCATTGCCGCTGGAATCAGCTGGGAGGACTGCGTCTGTCTCAATGCCTACACCATAGGGTTTGCTGGGCTATTATTGACATGTGCCCTCTCTTCTCGAAGCCTTAAAACTGGACTTTGGATCCAGGAGTGGTTGGAAACGCGTCTGGGTCGGGACGGGATTGAAGAGGGAAACTTTCCTGTCTTTCAAATTCTAGATGCGGTGCGACTTGTCAACCGCGAACGCAGAAATGGCCTAGACGTTGTCGCACTGTTTCAAACGGTGGATGATGGGGGTGGTAAGGGTAAGTTTGGCTCCTATTCCAGTCAGTTGATCTCGTCAATGTTGGTTTACGGCCGGTGTAGAAGTACGGGAGAGCTGGCTTCATACCATGTCTCCACGGAGGGTTTGGTTGCGCCtagataa
- a CDS encoding uncharacterized protein (CAZy:GH18), translating into MNGISPVITNFANAGNNCTAFADNKNALNCPQIEQDIITCQQTYGKTILISLGGGSYTQGGFSSTDVATSAAQTVWNMFGPVNSNSNVDRPFGSAVVDGVDFDFESGVNNLETFAAELRSLMDASASSANRKFYLSAAPQCVYPDYADNPALNGSVFFDFIMIQYYNNGCGVSSYVPGASTQWNYNFDVWDNWAHTVSKNPNVRILLGIAANTGAASGYVSGTQLSAVISFTKQYSSFAGIMMWDMSQLYLNSGFLDQVVSDLAASGSTPLLLVRLVVPSQPLLAALPARLAVAVCRNGVSVEVKDTPALLNANHLTRALLPVPGGHLASDA; encoded by the exons ATGAATGGCATTAGCCCGGTTATTACCAACTTCGCCAATGCAGGCAACAACTGCACGGCTTTTGCTGATAATAAGAATGCACTTAACTGCCCCCAGATTGA GCAGGACATTATTACATGCCAACAAACATACGGCAAGACAATTCTCATTTCGCTGGGAGGTGGATCTTATACTCAGGGtggcttctcctccaccgATGTTGCCACATCTGCGGCCCAGACAGTCTGGAACATGTTTGGTCCCGTCAATTCAAACAGCAATGTAGACCGCCCATTTGGCTCCGCAGTAGTGGATGGCGTCGACTTCGACTTTGAGTCTGGTGTCAACAACTTGGAAACTTTTGCCGCTGAGTTGCGCAGTTTGATGGACGCCTCTGCGTCTTCTGCGAACAGGAAGTTCTACCTGTCTGCTGCGCCGCAATGCGTCTACCCCGATTACGCCGACAACCCGGCCCTAAATGGTTCTGTTTTCTTCGACTTCATTATGATCCAGTATTACAACAACGGATGCGGAGTCAGCAGCTATGTTCCAGGAGCATCGACTCAGTGGAACTACAACTTTGACGTCTGGGACAACTGGGCGCATACCGTCAGCAAGAACCCCAACGTCAGAATTCTGCTCGGTATTGCCGCCAACACTGGGGCTGCTAGTGGATACGTATCCGGAACGCAACTTTCTGCAGTCATCTCATTCACAAAACAATACTCAAGTTTTGCGGGTATCATGATGTGGGACATGTCCCAGTTGTACCTGAATTCCGGCTTCCTGGACCAGGTTGTCAGTGACCTCGCGGCCTCTGGTTCAACCCCCCTCCTACTAGTTCGACTGGTGGTTCCAAGCCAACCTCTACTAGCGGCTCTACCAGCCCGACTGGCGGTGGCAGTGTGCCGCAATGGGGTCAGTGTGGAGGTCAAGGATACACCGGCCCTACTCAATGCCAATCACCTTACACGTGCGTTGCTACCAGTACCTGGTGGGCATCTTGCCAGTGATGCTTGA